The following proteins are co-located in the bacterium genome:
- a CDS encoding CDP-alcohol phosphatidyltransferase family protein: MSRALFALLNLVLIFGAAFTGMHFYWKAHPDSSAVRGSPLLSSRVRAWYFSNLDPIEAWFVRAGVSPMAITYAQVVVSLAVAVAYAVGLIFSAGFLVLFAGTLDILDGKVARRSNDASPRGAFLDSVMDRYAEFLGYAGLMVFFAGGWRVWMVLLAILGGMMVSYARARAEGLGVRCEVGMLQRPERFVLLGFGSIFSSLAGHLLGGPHLLLTATIVVLAVLSNVTAVQRVVHVSRQLGAQGG, encoded by the coding sequence ATGTCGCGCGCGCTCTTCGCTCTCCTCAACCTCGTGCTGATCTTCGGCGCGGCGTTCACCGGCATGCACTTCTACTGGAAGGCCCATCCCGACAGCTCGGCGGTGCGCGGCTCGCCGCTGCTCAGCAGCCGCGTGCGGGCGTGGTACTTCAGCAACCTCGATCCGATCGAAGCCTGGTTCGTGCGGGCCGGGGTCTCGCCGATGGCGATCACCTACGCGCAGGTCGTCGTCAGCCTGGCGGTGGCGGTCGCCTACGCCGTGGGGCTCATCTTCAGCGCCGGCTTCCTGGTGCTGTTCGCGGGGACGCTCGACATCCTCGACGGCAAGGTGGCGCGGCGCAGCAACGACGCCAGCCCGCGCGGCGCGTTCCTCGATTCGGTGATGGACCGCTACGCCGAGTTCCTCGGCTACGCCGGCCTGATGGTCTTCTTCGCCGGCGGCTGGCGGGTGTGGATGGTGCTGCTGGCGATCCTCGGCGGCATGATGGTCAGCTACGCGCGGGCGCGCGCCGAAGGCCTCGGCGTGCGCTGCGAGGTCGGCATGCTGCAGCGCCCGGAGCGCTTCGTGCTGCTCGGCTTCGGCTCGATCTTCAGCTCGCTGGCCGGGCACCTGCTCGGCGGCCCGCATCTGCTGCTGACGGCGACGATCGTCGTGCTCGCGGTGCTGTCCAACGTGACCGCGGTGCAGCGCGTCGTCCACGTCAGCCGGCAGTTGGGGGCGCAGGGTGGCTGA
- a CDS encoding slipin family protein, with translation MLIFPPLLPVILIGLALLISGLKVLKEFERGVVFRLGRLVGARGPGVIYVVPLIERIERVDLRTVTMDVPPQDVITKDNVSVKVNAVLYFRVVDPQRAIVEVADFLFATSQLAQTTLRSVCGQRELDELLADRDEINQHVQQILDTQTDPWGIKVVTVEIKHIDLPQEMQRAMARQAEAERERRAKVINAEGEFQAAQRLAEASAIIAAHPVALQLRFLQTLGEVATEHHSTTLFPLPMELLRPFLKAEDKPDE, from the coding sequence ATGCTGATCTTCCCACCGTTGTTGCCGGTGATTCTCATCGGGTTGGCGCTGCTGATCAGCGGCCTCAAGGTGCTGAAGGAGTTCGAGCGCGGGGTGGTGTTCCGGCTCGGGCGGTTGGTGGGGGCGCGCGGCCCGGGGGTGATCTACGTCGTGCCGTTGATCGAGCGCATCGAGCGCGTCGACCTGCGCACCGTGACCATGGACGTGCCGCCGCAGGACGTCATCACCAAGGACAACGTCTCGGTCAAGGTGAACGCGGTGCTGTACTTCCGCGTCGTCGATCCGCAGCGGGCGATCGTCGAAGTGGCGGACTTCCTGTTCGCCACCTCGCAACTGGCGCAGACGACGCTGCGCAGCGTCTGCGGGCAGCGCGAGCTCGACGAGTTGCTCGCCGATCGCGACGAGATCAACCAGCACGTCCAGCAGATCCTCGATACGCAGACCGACCCGTGGGGGATCAAGGTGGTGACGGTGGAGATCAAGCACATCGACCTGCCGCAGGAGATGCAGCGCGCCATGGCCCGCCAGGCCGAGGCGGAGCGCGAGCGGCGAGCCAAGGTGATCAACGCCGAGGGCGAGTTCCAGGCGGCGCAACGTCTGGCCGAGGCGTCGGCGATCATCGCCGCGCATCCGGTGGCGCTGCAGCTCCGCTTCCTGCAGACCCTCGGCGAGGTGGCGACCGAGCACCATTCGACGACCTTGTTCCCGCTGCCGATGGAGCTGTTGCGGCCGTTCCTCAAGGCGGAGGACAAGCCCGACGAGTGA
- a CDS encoding uracil-DNA glycosylase, whose translation MPDTDPQAELLAALADLRAQLEWQRDCGLPWLPVGLAGERARPAAAAAMMPSRAPAPPAAPATMDPGLAAAGSLEALRGHIGDCRRCKLAGGRINLVFGVGAANADLMFVGEGPGQDEDVRGEPFVGRAGQLLTEIITKGMKLRREDVYIANVVKCRPPNNRNPEADEIASCMPFLQRQVELVAPRVIVALGTFAAQTLLGVKTPITRMRGVWHDYRGIRVMPTFHPAYLLRTPGDKRLVWADIKLVMAELGLPI comes from the coding sequence ATGCCGGACACCGATCCACAGGCCGAGTTGCTCGCCGCGCTGGCGGACCTGCGCGCGCAGCTCGAGTGGCAGCGCGATTGCGGCCTGCCGTGGCTGCCGGTCGGTCTCGCTGGCGAACGGGCGAGGCCCGCGGCGGCGGCGGCGATGATGCCGTCCCGCGCGCCAGCGCCGCCGGCCGCGCCCGCGACGATGGACCCCGGCCTCGCCGCCGCGGGGTCGCTCGAGGCGCTGCGCGGCCACATCGGCGACTGCCGTCGCTGCAAGCTCGCCGGCGGCCGCATCAACCTGGTGTTCGGGGTCGGGGCCGCGAACGCGGACCTGATGTTCGTCGGCGAGGGGCCGGGCCAGGACGAGGACGTGCGCGGCGAGCCGTTCGTCGGACGCGCCGGCCAGCTCCTGACCGAGATCATCACCAAGGGGATGAAGCTGCGCCGCGAGGACGTCTACATCGCCAACGTGGTGAAGTGCCGGCCGCCGAACAACCGCAATCCGGAGGCGGACGAGATCGCGAGCTGCATGCCGTTCCTGCAACGCCAGGTCGAGCTGGTGGCGCCGCGCGTCATCGTCGCCCTCGGCACCTTCGCGGCGCAGACCCTGCTCGGCGTGAAGACGCCGATCACCCGCATGCGCGGCGTGTGGCACGACTACCGGGGCATCCGGGTGATGCCGACGTTCCATCCCGCGTACCTGCTGCGCACGCCCGGTGACAAGCGACTGGTGTGGGCCGACATCAAGCTGGTGATGGCCGAGCTGGGGCTGCCGATCTGA
- a CDS encoding flippase-like domain-containing protein has translation MNGRWLRIAISVGLSALFLWLAVRGVHWGEAAAALRGANYFWVVLMLPVTVWTLVIRAQRWRVFLHAVGVPPLRPLVSATNIGFMANMILPLRIGEVVRPVLLSRRAQLPLSGVLASVLLERIFDMFTILFLFGVSVSLVTVSEQVRQWGWMLTVLAVAVAAVIVLIRLQERLALRIARRLADLLPVNVGGPAYGFAQGFVRALEMLDSPLAYVRAFAWSLYLWIAISLVYVFGFWAFHMDVPELRGALVLTTLVAIAVSVPSAPGFIGSFQLGCVLALRIFGIDDSSALAFSLIVHLSQFVGVIGAGLYSLWVENISLREVEAVQPES, from the coding sequence GTGAACGGTCGCTGGCTGCGCATCGCGATCAGCGTCGGCCTGTCGGCGCTCTTCCTCTGGCTGGCCGTGCGCGGCGTGCACTGGGGCGAGGCGGCGGCGGCGCTGCGCGGCGCCAACTACTTCTGGGTGGTGCTGATGCTGCCGGTGACGGTGTGGACGCTGGTGATCCGCGCCCAGCGCTGGCGGGTGTTCCTGCACGCCGTCGGCGTGCCGCCGCTGCGGCCATTGGTCTCGGCCACCAACATCGGCTTCATGGCCAACATGATCCTGCCGCTGCGCATCGGCGAGGTCGTCCGCCCGGTGCTGCTGTCGCGCCGCGCCCAGCTTCCGCTCAGCGGCGTGCTGGCGAGCGTGCTGCTCGAGCGCATCTTCGACATGTTCACGATCCTCTTCCTGTTCGGCGTCTCCGTGAGCCTGGTCACGGTGTCCGAACAGGTGCGGCAGTGGGGCTGGATGCTGACCGTGCTGGCGGTCGCGGTGGCGGCGGTGATCGTCCTCATCCGCCTGCAGGAGCGGCTGGCGCTGCGCATCGCCCGCCGGCTCGCCGATCTGCTGCCGGTCAACGTCGGCGGGCCGGCGTACGGCTTCGCCCAGGGCTTCGTGCGCGCCCTGGAGATGCTCGACAGTCCGCTCGCCTACGTGCGCGCCTTCGCCTGGTCGCTCTACCTGTGGATCGCCATCTCGCTGGTCTACGTGTTCGGGTTCTGGGCCTTCCACATGGACGTCCCCGAGCTGCGCGGCGCCCTGGTGCTGACCACCCTGGTGGCGATCGCCGTGTCGGTGCCGTCGGCGCCGGGCTTCATCGGCTCGTTCCAGCTCGGCTGCGTGCTGGCGCTGCGCATCTTCGGCATCGACGACAGCTCGGCGCTGGCCTTCTCCCTGATCGTCCACCTGAGTCAGTTTGTCGGCGTGATCGGGGCCGGGCTATATTCGCTCTGGGTCGAGAACATCAGCCTGCGCGAGGTCGAGGCGGTGCAGCCGGAGTCATGA
- the coaBC gene encoding bifunctional phosphopantothenoylcysteine decarboxylase/phosphopantothenate--cysteine ligase CoaBC: MQGRRVVVGLSGGIACYKVPELVRLLRAAGARVRVVMTRSACQFITPLTLQTVAGEPVATDLFDLTQESEIGHIRLADDADAIVVAPATANLIGRAAAGLGDDLLTTVLLATRAPVLLAPAMNVHMWENALVQENLARLQRHGWRVIAPGVGSLACGYEGAGRLAEPPVIAAEVARALSPQDLAGQRVLVTAGPNREPIDPVRFLSNRSTGRMGYALASAAWRRGAEVVLVSGPTALADPHGVRCVRVQTAAEMHDAVQRELAPATVLVMAAAVADYRPAVVRSQKLKKTDGPLQLELTRTIDILGALRGRAGRRLVVGFAAETEDVEANAERKLAAKGLDLIVANDVSAPNVGFEVDTNAVTLIDAGGRRAVPLASKDEVADRILDRVAELLAGRAQSPKAAARRSRAARRR, from the coding sequence ATGCAGGGCAGACGCGTCGTCGTCGGGCTGAGCGGCGGCATCGCGTGCTACAAGGTCCCCGAGCTGGTGCGCCTGCTGCGCGCCGCCGGGGCGCGGGTGCGGGTGGTGATGACCCGCTCCGCCTGCCAGTTCATCACCCCGCTGACCCTGCAGACCGTGGCCGGGGAGCCGGTCGCCACCGACCTCTTCGATCTCACCCAGGAGTCGGAGATCGGCCACATCCGCCTCGCCGACGATGCCGACGCCATCGTGGTCGCGCCGGCGACCGCCAACCTCATCGGCCGGGCGGCGGCCGGACTGGGCGATGATCTCCTGACCACGGTGCTGCTCGCCACGCGCGCCCCGGTGCTGTTGGCGCCGGCGATGAACGTGCACATGTGGGAGAACGCGCTGGTGCAGGAGAACCTGGCGCGCCTGCAGCGCCACGGCTGGCGGGTGATCGCGCCCGGGGTCGGGTCGCTCGCCTGCGGCTACGAGGGCGCCGGCCGGCTGGCCGAGCCGCCGGTGATTGCCGCCGAGGTGGCGCGCGCGCTCAGCCCGCAGGATCTCGCCGGACAGCGGGTGCTGGTGACCGCGGGACCGAACCGCGAGCCGATCGATCCGGTCCGCTTCCTCTCCAACCGCTCGACCGGGCGCATGGGCTACGCGCTCGCCAGCGCCGCCTGGCGGCGCGGCGCCGAGGTGGTCCTGGTGAGCGGACCGACGGCGCTGGCGGACCCGCACGGCGTGCGCTGCGTGCGCGTCCAGACGGCGGCGGAGATGCACGACGCGGTGCAGCGCGAGCTCGCGCCGGCGACCGTGCTGGTGATGGCGGCGGCGGTCGCCGACTACCGGCCGGCGGTGGTGCGGAGCCAGAAGCTGAAGAAGACCGATGGCCCGCTGCAGCTCGAGCTGACGCGCACCATCGACATCCTGGGCGCCCTGCGCGGCCGCGCCGGCCGGCGGCTGGTGGTGGGCTTCGCCGCCGAGACCGAGGACGTCGAGGCGAACGCCGAGCGCAAGCTGGCGGCGAAGGGACTCGACCTGATCGTCGCCAACGACGTCTCGGCGCCGAACGTCGGCTTCGAGGTCGACACCAACGCGGTCACCCTGATCGACGCCGGCGGGCGGCGCGCGGTGCCGCTGGCCAGCAAGGACGAGGTCGCGGATCGGATCCTCGACCGGGTGGCGGAGCTGCTCGCCGGGCGAGCGCAGTCGCCGAAGGCGGCGGCCCGCCGGTCGCGGGCGGCGCGGCGGCGCTAG
- a CDS encoding Mrp/NBP35 family ATP-binding protein has translation MTTLDDVRERLAEIRPHGLPRDIVSGGLVREVTLRDGHVVVQMQPGPLPAPILDATVADIRRAVGALPGVRDVDVQLLRPAEQAMAAIPGVADIIAVSSTKGGVGKSTVAINLACALERRGQRVGVLDADVYGPSLPTMLGIAERPQVIGQSTVVPLERFGLRVMSMGFFLDDTSPVIWRGPLVTGLIRQFLKDVRWGELDVLVVDMPPGTGDVALTLAQQVPLAGAVVVTTPQPVSLIDVERGIAMFHQVNTPVLGLVENMSGYRCPRCGTEDDLFGAGGAAELAQHFGIPILGRIPIEPAVRVAGDAGTPIVVAQPEHPISQQYLAIADRVRDGIDAERAPAPRIVG, from the coding sequence ATGACCACCCTCGACGACGTGCGCGAGCGGCTGGCGGAGATCCGGCCGCACGGCCTGCCGCGCGACATCGTCTCCGGCGGCCTGGTGCGCGAAGTGACGCTGCGCGACGGCCACGTCGTCGTGCAGATGCAGCCCGGCCCCCTGCCGGCGCCGATCCTCGACGCGACGGTCGCCGACATTCGCCGCGCCGTCGGCGCGCTGCCGGGGGTGCGCGACGTCGACGTGCAGCTCCTGCGCCCGGCGGAGCAGGCGATGGCGGCGATCCCGGGCGTCGCCGACATCATCGCGGTGAGCAGCACCAAGGGCGGCGTCGGCAAGTCGACGGTGGCGATCAATCTCGCCTGCGCCCTGGAGCGCCGCGGGCAACGGGTCGGCGTGCTCGACGCCGACGTCTACGGGCCCAGCCTGCCGACCATGCTCGGCATCGCCGAGCGCCCGCAGGTGATCGGCCAGAGCACCGTCGTGCCGCTGGAGCGGTTCGGCCTGCGGGTGATGTCGATGGGCTTCTTTCTCGACGACACCTCGCCGGTGATCTGGCGCGGCCCGTTGGTGACCGGCCTCATCCGCCAGTTCCTGAAGGACGTGCGCTGGGGCGAGCTCGATGTGCTGGTCGTGGACATGCCGCCCGGCACCGGCGACGTGGCGCTGACCCTGGCGCAGCAGGTGCCGCTCGCCGGCGCGGTGGTGGTGACGACGCCGCAGCCGGTGTCGTTGATCGACGTCGAGCGCGGCATCGCGATGTTCCACCAGGTGAACACGCCGGTTCTCGGCCTGGTCGAGAACATGAGCGGGTATCGCTGCCCGCGATGCGGCACCGAGGACGATCTCTTCGGCGCCGGCGGGGCGGCCGAGCTGGCGCAGCACTTCGGCATCCCGATCCTCGGCCGCATTCCGATCGAACCGGCGGTGCGGGTGGCGGGTGACGCCGGCACGCCGATCGTCGTCGCCCAACCCGAGCACCCGATCAGCCAGCAGTACCTGGCGATCGCCGACCGGGTTCGGGACGGCATCGACGCCGAGCGCGCGCCGGCGCCGCGGATCGTCGGCTAG
- the queA gene encoding tRNA preQ1(34) S-adenosylmethionine ribosyltransferase-isomerase QueA, producing the protein MLTEPAAPPAPSTAAFDFELPPELIAQVPAARRDGARLLVLGRRAGGLDHRAVSDLPGLLRPGDLLVFNDARVRPARLFGRIDSGGAVELLVVRARAGGVWECLGRPSRRLRPGMAVALPDGSRATVRERLAPGRYALAFSAGDVEGLLERHGELPLPPYIRRPDGPLPSDAERYQTVFARRPGAVAAPTAGLHFTPALLAALAGRGIDRAFVTLDVGPATFLPLRQAADGLDGEWAEVPAATVDAIARTRAAGGRIVAVGTTTTRALESAARRPGGLQPGGFWADAFIRPGFRFAVADALLTNFHLPRSTLLMLVAAFAGQAPVLAAYAEAVRARYRFYSYGDAMLIA; encoded by the coding sequence ATGCTCACCGAACCGGCGGCGCCGCCGGCGCCGTCGACCGCGGCCTTCGACTTCGAGCTGCCGCCGGAGCTGATCGCGCAGGTCCCTGCCGCGCGGCGGGACGGCGCGCGCCTGCTGGTGCTGGGGCGGCGCGCGGGCGGCCTCGACCACCGCGCGGTCAGCGACCTGCCGGGGTTGCTCCGCCCGGGGGACCTGCTGGTCTTCAACGATGCGCGGGTGCGTCCGGCGCGGCTGTTCGGGCGCATCGACAGCGGCGGGGCGGTCGAGTTGCTGGTGGTGCGGGCGCGCGCGGGCGGCGTCTGGGAGTGTCTGGGGCGGCCGTCGCGTCGCCTGCGGCCGGGGATGGCCGTCGCGTTGCCCGACGGGTCGCGGGCGACGGTGCGCGAGCGCCTGGCGCCGGGTCGGTACGCGCTGGCCTTCAGCGCCGGCGACGTCGAGGGGCTGCTGGAGCGCCATGGTGAGCTGCCGTTGCCGCCCTACATCCGCCGCCCGGACGGGCCGCTGCCGTCGGACGCGGAGCGGTATCAGACCGTGTTCGCGCGCCGGCCGGGTGCCGTGGCGGCGCCGACGGCGGGTCTGCACTTCACCCCGGCGCTGCTGGCGGCGCTGGCGGGACGCGGCATCGATCGCGCGTTCGTGACCCTGGACGTCGGCCCGGCGACCTTCCTGCCGCTGCGGCAGGCCGCCGACGGGCTCGACGGGGAATGGGCGGAGGTCCCGGCGGCCACGGTCGACGCCATCGCGCGCACCCGCGCCGCCGGCGGGCGGATCGTCGCCGTCGGCACCACCACGACGCGCGCCCTGGAATCGGCGGCGCGACGGCCTGGCGGCCTGCAGCCCGGGGGGTTCTGGGCCGACGCCTTCATCCGCCCCGGCTTCCGCTTCGCCGTGGCCGACGCGCTGCTCACCAACTTCCACCTGCCGCGGTCGACCTTGCTGATGCTGGTGGCCGCGTTCGCTGGCCAGGCGCCGGTGCTGGCGGCCTACGCCGAGGCCGTGCGCGCGCGCTACCGCTTCTACAGCTACGGCGACGCGATGCTGATCGCATGA
- a CDS encoding nodulation protein NfeD, protein MARRIWMALLLAPLLAAATPVPTPPGPTPARLAGPVVQLTIDGTINPATVTYVREGLQKAQERGAAALLIQLDTPGGLLESTRVIVKDILGAPLPVIVYIAPSGGGATSAGVFITLAAHVAAMAPGTNIGAAHPVGSQGETIDGTMGEKVENFAASLSRTIAEQRGRNVEWAERAVRKSVSATEREAVKLRVVDFVARDVAEVLAKASGRIVDVAGRPVELALADAPVEPLAMRLGQKLFDFLANPNLAYVLFMAGLLGLYVEFTNPGLLFPGVAGAICLVIGLAALQMLPVNYAGLALLVLGVGMLIAEAFLPSFGVVGIGGIVAFVIGSLLLFDTPEESLHVDRGLIAGAAVSLGVVMFGLGWLVVRAQRRQPVSGAEGMVGEVGHVRRVDGDGRLKVFVHGEYWEADADEALAVGDAVEVTAVEGLRVRVRRHAGK, encoded by the coding sequence ATGGCGCGCCGCATCTGGATGGCGCTGCTGCTGGCGCCGCTGCTGGCGGCGGCGACTCCGGTCCCGACGCCGCCGGGGCCGACGCCGGCGCGGCTCGCGGGGCCGGTGGTGCAGCTCACCATCGACGGCACGATCAACCCGGCCACCGTCACCTACGTGCGCGAGGGCCTGCAGAAGGCGCAGGAACGGGGCGCGGCGGCGCTGCTGATCCAGCTCGACACGCCGGGCGGCCTACTCGAGTCGACGCGCGTGATCGTCAAGGACATCCTCGGCGCTCCGCTGCCGGTGATCGTCTACATCGCGCCGAGCGGCGGCGGCGCCACGTCGGCGGGGGTCTTCATCACGTTGGCCGCGCACGTCGCGGCGATGGCCCCCGGCACCAACATCGGCGCCGCCCACCCGGTGGGCAGCCAGGGCGAGACGATCGACGGCACGATGGGCGAGAAGGTGGAGAACTTCGCCGCCTCGCTGTCGCGCACGATCGCCGAGCAGCGCGGGCGCAACGTCGAATGGGCGGAGCGGGCGGTGCGCAAGAGCGTGTCCGCCACCGAGCGCGAGGCGGTGAAGCTGCGGGTGGTCGACTTCGTCGCCCGCGACGTCGCCGAGGTGCTGGCCAAGGCGAGCGGCCGCATCGTCGACGTGGCGGGCAGGCCGGTCGAGCTGGCGCTGGCCGACGCCCCGGTCGAGCCGCTGGCGATGCGCCTCGGGCAGAAGCTGTTCGACTTCCTCGCCAATCCGAATCTCGCCTACGTCCTCTTCATGGCGGGGCTGCTCGGCCTGTACGTCGAGTTCACCAACCCGGGTCTCCTCTTTCCCGGCGTGGCGGGCGCGATCTGCCTGGTGATCGGACTGGCGGCGCTGCAGATGCTGCCGGTCAACTACGCCGGGCTGGCGCTGCTGGTGCTCGGGGTCGGGATGTTGATCGCCGAGGCCTTCCTGCCCAGCTTCGGCGTCGTCGGCATCGGCGGCATCGTCGCCTTCGTCATCGGCTCGCTGCTGCTGTTCGATACGCCGGAGGAGTCCCTGCACGTCGACCGCGGCCTGATCGCCGGCGCCGCCGTCTCCCTCGGCGTGGTCATGTTCGGTCTCGGTTGGCTGGTGGTGCGGGCGCAGCGCCGGCAGCCGGTGAGCGGCGCCGAGGGCATGGTGGGCGAGGTCGGGCACGTGCGCCGCGTCGATGGCGACGGGCGTCTGAAGGTGTTCGTGCACGGCGAATACTGGGAGGCGGACGCGGACGAGGCGCTGGCGGTCGGCGACGCGGTGGAGGTCACCGCCGTCGAAGGGCTGCGGGTGCGCGTGCGGCGGCACGCCGGAAAGTGA
- a CDS encoding polyprenyl synthetase family protein, translating to MTPGPATAAALPTVAALVGDELRLVETRLSALLGAREPLLTEIATYLIGSGGKRVRPSVTLLVFRACGGRTIADAVDVAVALELIHSASLLHDDIIDGNQTRRGRDSARRKFGTAETLVTGDFLFSRAFQICGRFDAELITWAAEACVALTEGEIMQGRFRRNPAVRYDDYLEIISRKTASLFEVGARTAARLAGGGAAVVDAMARCGRHVGLTFQMVDDLLDVTAQEAMLGKPVGLDVREGNPSLPIVLALEQDDELRRLFARADLSEGEVSAVLGRLRRSDAIGRGYAIAASHAAAAREALLVLPDSPHRDYLLALVDQLVERPS from the coding sequence GTGACGCCCGGGCCGGCCACGGCTGCCGCGCTGCCCACCGTGGCGGCGCTCGTCGGCGACGAGCTGCGGCTGGTCGAGACGCGCCTGAGCGCGCTCCTCGGGGCGCGCGAGCCGCTGCTCACCGAGATCGCCACCTATCTCATCGGCAGCGGCGGCAAGCGCGTGCGGCCCTCGGTCACGCTGCTCGTCTTCCGCGCCTGCGGCGGCCGCACGATCGCCGATGCGGTGGACGTCGCGGTCGCGCTCGAGCTCATCCACTCCGCCAGCCTGCTGCACGACGACATCATCGACGGCAACCAGACGCGCCGCGGCCGCGACTCGGCGCGCCGCAAGTTCGGCACCGCCGAGACCCTGGTCACCGGCGACTTCCTCTTCAGCCGCGCCTTCCAGATCTGCGGCCGCTTCGACGCCGAGCTCATCACCTGGGCCGCCGAGGCCTGCGTCGCGCTGACCGAGGGCGAGATCATGCAGGGCCGCTTCCGCCGCAACCCGGCGGTGCGGTACGACGACTATCTGGAGATCATCAGCCGCAAGACCGCCTCGCTGTTCGAGGTCGGCGCCCGGACCGCGGCCCGCCTGGCCGGCGGCGGCGCCGCGGTGGTCGACGCGATGGCGCGCTGTGGCCGCCACGTCGGCCTCACGTTCCAGATGGTGGACGATCTGCTCGACGTCACCGCCCAGGAGGCGATGCTCGGCAAACCGGTCGGCCTCGACGTGCGCGAGGGCAATCCCTCGCTGCCCATAGTCCTGGCGCTGGAACAGGACGACGAGCTGCGTCGACTCTTCGCCCGTGCCGACCTCTCGGAGGGCGAGGTGAGCGCGGTGCTCGGCCGCCTGCGCCGCTCCGACGCGATCGGCCGCGGCTACGCGATCGCCGCCAGCCACGCCGCCGCGGCGCGCGAGGCATTGCTCGTCCTGCCCGACTCGCCGCATCGCGACTACCTGCTGGCGCTCGTCGATCAGCTCGTCGAGCGCCCCTCCTGA
- a CDS encoding DUF971 domain-containing protein, with protein MADALTPTEIRRLGTHAVRVVWADGHVSELRNDHLRAHCPCAGCRNQPRRSLPVLNAGGEAIYPLQIGLVGRYAISVEWSDGHDTGIYSYQTLRALCACDACAAAARAAS; from the coding sequence GTGGCTGACGCGCTGACGCCGACCGAGATCCGACGCCTCGGCACGCACGCGGTACGCGTCGTGTGGGCCGACGGCCACGTGAGCGAGCTGCGCAACGATCATCTGCGCGCGCACTGTCCGTGCGCCGGCTGCCGCAATCAGCCGCGGCGCAGCCTGCCGGTGCTGAACGCCGGGGGCGAGGCGATCTATCCGCTGCAGATCGGGCTCGTCGGCCGCTACGCGATCAGCGTCGAGTGGAGCGACGGCCACGACACCGGCATCTACAGCTACCAGACGCTGCGCGCGCTGTGCGCCTGCGACGCCTGCGCGGCAGCGGCGCGGGCCGCCTCATGA